In the Sarcophilus harrisii chromosome 3, mSarHar1.11, whole genome shotgun sequence genome, one interval contains:
- the GRHL3 gene encoding grainyhead-like protein 3 homolog, with product MSNEVDFRSVRVIKNDTVNFQKFSYTNEDEAWKTYLENPLTAATKAMMRVNGDEDSVAALSFLYDYYMGPKEKRILSSSTVTRSDLGKRYHHGMEYEVDFPPLESPTHLMKFLTENISGTQEYPDLTKKNNLMNLEATGPASTKPALLPPGPSKLEDSSGDGSYLLPTGDIYDSSLSNLFETIHGPPPQQRWQPDSTFKDDGQESLLFPDILKSPSEPQCPEEYPSAKSDFEYTLGSPKAIHIKSGESPMAYLNKGQFYPVTLRTPGGGRCLHLSSNKVKSMIMVVFDNEKIPMEQLRFWKHWHSRQPTAKQRVIDVADCKENFNTVQHIEEVAYNALSFVWNVNEEAKVFIGVNCLSTDFSTQKGVKGVPLNLQIDTYDCGTGTDRLVHRAVCQIKIFCDKGAERKMRDDERKQFRRKAKCPDSSNNGLKGCLLSSFRGNETTYLRPESDLESQPVLFIPNIHFSNLQRNGVTGSPTIHNNTSRLPFKRTCSPFSDDFDLLPPKQAKEDDLQRVLLYVRRETEEVFDALMLKTPDLKGLRNAISEKYGFPEESIYKVYKKCKRGILVNMDNNIIQHYSNHVAFLLDMGELDGKIQIILKEL from the exons TTTCAGGTCTGTCCGGGTAATCAAGAACGACACAGTCAACTTTCAGAAGTTCTCCTACACCAATGAGGACGAGGCCTGGAAGACCTATCTGGAAAACCCTCTGACTGCCGCCACCAAAGCCATGATGAGGGTCAATGGGGACGAAGACAGTGTCGCGGCACTGAGCTTTCTCTACGATTACTACATG GgcccaaaagaaaaaaggatcctCTCTTCAAGCACAGTTACACGAAGTGACCTAGGAAAGAG GTACCACCATGGAATGGAATATGAAGTAGACTTTCCCCCTCTGGAGAGCCCCACCCATCTCATGAAGTTCTTGACCGAAAACATCTCGGGGACACAAGAGTACCCAGACCTAACCAAGAAGAACAATCTGATGAACTTGGAGGCAACTGGACCAGCCTCAACCAAACCAGCTCTCCTCCCTCCTGGCCCCAGCAAGCTGGAGGACAGCTCCGGAGATGGAAGCTACCTGCTTCCTACTGGAGACATATATGACAGCAGTCTCAGTAACCTGTTTGAAACTATCCACGGGCCCCCTCCCCAGCAGCGCTGGCAGCCTGACAGCACTTTCAAAGATGATGGACAGGAG TCATTGCTCTTCCCTGATATATTGAAAAGTCCCTCGGAGCCCCAGTGTCCAGAGGAGTACCCCAGCGCCAAGAG TGACTTTGAATATACCTTGGGTTCCCCCAAAGCCATCCACATCAAGTCTGGGGAGTCACCTATGGCCTATCTCAACAAGGGACAGTTCTACCCAGTTACTCTGAGGACTCCGGGAGGAGGCAGATGCCTACACTTGTCTTCCAACAAGGTGAAG AGTATGATCATGGTGGTGTTTGATAATGAGAAGATCCCCATGGAACAGCTGAGGTTCTGGAAGCATTGGCACTCGCGCCAGCCCACAGCAAAGCAACGGGTCATTGATGTGG CGGATTGCAAAGAAAACTTCAATACTGTCCAGCATATTGAGGAAGTGGCTTATAATGCCCTGTCTTTCGTGTGGAATGTGAATGAAGAAGCCAAG gTGTTCATTGGAGTCAACTGCTTGAGCACAGACTTTTCTACCCAGAAGGGGGTAAAAGGCGTTCCACTAAATCTCCAGATAGACACCTATGACTGTGGTACAGGGACAGACCGACTGGTGCACCGAGCTGTCTGCCAGATCAAGATATTCTGTGATAAG GGCGCAGAGAGGAAAATGCGAGATGATGAACGCAAACAATTTCGGAGGAAAGCCAAGTGCCCAGACTCCAGCAACAATG GGCTCAAGGGCTGCCTACTCTCCAGTTTCCGAGGCAATGAGACCACCTACCTCCGACCAGAGTCTGACCTAGAGAGCCAGCCTGTTCTCTTCATCCCCAACATCCACTTCTCCAATTTGCAAAGGAATGGCGTG aCTGGTTCTCCTACCATCCACAACAACACAAGCAG GCTGCCTTTTAAACGAACCTGTTCCCCCTTCTCTGATGACTTTGACCTTCTGCCTCCCAAACAAGCCAAGGAAGATGATCTCCAGAGAG TCTTGTTATATGTCCGGAGGGAGACAGAGGAGGTGTTTGATGCTCTCATGCTGAAGACCCCAGACCTCAAAGGGTTAAGGAATGCG ATCTCGGAGAAGTATGGTTTTCCTGAAGAAAGTATTTACAAAGTCTATAAAAAATGCAAGCGAGG